One window of the Anaeromyxobacter dehalogenans 2CP-C genome contains the following:
- a CDS encoding metallophosphoesterase codes for MTVWRVASDWHLAPGSPAVHGRLARAFLARARADGASVVLNGDAFDELFTGGGRAEAAHPLVVAELEALGREGRLRRTRGNHDPDAGEERVVLEVPGTGRVLVAHGHAADPVNASALGRLGDGISRRFGRFGVVRGAAWFAEAAARAVAEDWMVATFRRRCLAEVERDGFSLGVFGHVHRAHLAPGDRYANAGSLHGEALEYLELGPGGPRLAVLHAADLAEPGTDPAPRPQIEDPRPGRGMR; via the coding sequence GTGACCGTCTGGCGCGTCGCGAGCGACTGGCACCTCGCGCCGGGCAGCCCGGCGGTGCACGGGCGGCTGGCGCGCGCCTTCCTGGCGCGCGCGCGCGCCGACGGCGCGTCGGTGGTGCTGAACGGCGACGCCTTCGACGAGCTGTTCACCGGCGGTGGACGGGCCGAGGCGGCGCACCCGCTGGTCGTCGCCGAGCTGGAGGCGCTCGGCCGCGAGGGCCGGCTCCGGCGCACGCGCGGCAACCACGATCCGGACGCGGGCGAGGAGCGGGTGGTCCTGGAGGTCCCCGGGACCGGCCGCGTCCTGGTGGCCCACGGGCACGCCGCCGACCCGGTGAACGCCTCCGCGCTGGGGCGGCTCGGCGACGGAATCTCCCGGCGCTTCGGCCGGTTCGGGGTGGTGCGGGGCGCGGCATGGTTCGCCGAGGCGGCCGCGCGCGCCGTGGCCGAGGACTGGATGGTGGCGACCTTCCGGCGCCGGTGCCTGGCCGAGGTGGAGCGCGACGGCTTCTCGCTCGGCGTGTTCGGGCACGTGCACCGGGCCCACCTGGCGCCGGGCGATCGCTACGCCAACGCGGGCTCGCTCCACGGCGAGGCCCTCGAGTACCTGGAGCTCGGCCCCGGCGGGCCGCGGCTCGCGGTGCTGCACGCCGCCGACCTGGCCGAGCCGGGCACGGACCCGGCGCCGAGGCCGCAGATCGAGGATCCGCGCCCCGGGCGCGGGATGAGGTAG
- a CDS encoding response regulator: METAGNVVRRVILVEDDPGMREAIRALLVRVGYQVAPAVDGAEAWELLARGPRPAAVLVDLYTPRMTGHDLVARIRRTPRLAVVPIIAMSGERASRDRPAAEAFLEKPFSREQLEWALEQVGAD; encoded by the coding sequence GTGGAAACCGCCGGCAACGTCGTTCGCAGGGTGATCCTGGTGGAGGACGATCCGGGGATGCGGGAGGCCATCCGTGCGCTGCTCGTGCGGGTTGGCTACCAGGTGGCGCCCGCCGTGGACGGCGCCGAGGCCTGGGAGCTGCTGGCGCGCGGCCCGCGGCCTGCGGCGGTGCTGGTGGATCTCTACACCCCGCGCATGACCGGCCACGACCTGGTGGCGCGCATCCGCCGGACGCCCCGCCTCGCGGTGGTGCCCATCATCGCCATGAGCGGCGAGCGCGCCTCGCGCGACCGCCCCGCGGCCGAGGCCTTCCTGGAGAAGCCCTTCTCCCGCGAGCAGCTCGAGTGGGCGCTCGAGCAGGTGGGCGCGGACTGA
- a CDS encoding MMPL family transporter, with protein MRIIEAFVRFSERRRAAILAVAALVALAGGYGTFRLYADLRPDMSELLPANSRSARDLEALTKRIGGFAELSVVLAGKDPLALQLFADDLADALDDAPPGLLRWVEYRVDEARDFFKPRLLLFLSREELATLRDTLGARVAWERARLAGKAEGPAPDVEGLVDRIAGERKGLLGKFPSGYVMGEVPGHAPGETMTALAMVIRLDAPPGDYRDVVALERVVKETVGRLDPAKAGIEVGYGGYVANNILEHDALAEDLVWATILVLLAVAASVVVYNRTWKAVFAVGAPLLVGTFATFGLAEIFVGHLNSNTAFLGSIVVGNGINVGLILFARYLEDRRRGQAPGPAMVTALANTWLATLTAALAAGVSYASLLSTDFRGFNQFGLIGGLGMALSWVSAYAVTPALVLAWERRAPIPRQGQRPARPVFTYAISAIVERAPRRMVTVAVLLSIASVVMVVRWARDPIEHDFRRLRDQSALADGGPGWWDQRVDALHGDHLSPTAILARDEGEARAIAKALDAHMRATPDTTFGHVLSVAAFVPEGQEAKLPLIRELRALATPENLSFLSPEKRLAIEQVLPPADLRPFGAKDLPDMIRRQLTEVDGRVGTPVLVYPSGRMDVWNGLDVRRFARELRSVPMPRPDLPMASSTLVFADVLDAIEHDGPRATVLSLLGVVALVMLAFGLGRRSVRSLGDALGVLAALGVGVLWFMGLAGALQLRLNMLNFIALPITFGIGVDYATNIFQRRRVDHAGSVADIVRTTGGAVALCSLTTIIGYSSLLIARNQALISFGLLAVLGEVACLAAALLALPAAMRWRERSRARAAAARAAATRGGTDAEPQP; from the coding sequence ATGCGCATCATCGAAGCCTTCGTCCGGTTCTCCGAGCGGCGCCGCGCCGCCATCCTCGCCGTCGCCGCCCTGGTGGCGCTCGCCGGCGGGTACGGCACGTTCCGCCTGTACGCCGACCTGCGCCCGGACATGTCGGAGCTGCTCCCCGCGAACAGCCGGAGCGCCCGCGACCTGGAGGCGCTCACGAAGCGCATCGGCGGCTTCGCCGAGCTGTCGGTGGTGCTGGCGGGGAAGGACCCGCTCGCGCTGCAGCTCTTCGCGGACGACCTCGCGGACGCGCTGGACGACGCGCCGCCCGGCCTGCTGCGGTGGGTCGAGTACCGCGTGGACGAGGCGCGCGACTTCTTCAAGCCGCGCCTGCTGCTGTTCCTGTCGCGCGAGGAGCTGGCCACGCTGCGCGACACGCTCGGCGCGCGGGTGGCGTGGGAGCGGGCGCGGCTGGCGGGGAAGGCGGAGGGGCCGGCGCCGGACGTGGAGGGGCTGGTCGATCGGATCGCCGGCGAGCGGAAGGGGCTGCTCGGCAAGTTCCCGAGCGGCTACGTGATGGGCGAGGTGCCCGGCCACGCGCCGGGCGAGACCATGACCGCGCTCGCCATGGTCATCCGGCTCGACGCGCCGCCCGGCGACTACCGCGACGTGGTGGCGCTCGAGCGGGTGGTGAAGGAGACCGTCGGGCGGCTCGACCCCGCGAAGGCCGGCATCGAGGTGGGCTACGGCGGGTACGTGGCCAACAACATCCTCGAGCACGACGCGCTCGCCGAGGACCTGGTGTGGGCCACCATCCTGGTGCTGCTCGCGGTGGCGGCCTCGGTGGTCGTCTACAACCGCACCTGGAAGGCCGTGTTCGCGGTGGGCGCGCCGCTCCTCGTGGGCACCTTCGCGACGTTCGGCCTGGCCGAGATCTTCGTCGGCCACCTCAACTCCAACACCGCCTTCCTCGGCTCCATCGTGGTGGGCAACGGGATCAACGTCGGGCTGATCCTGTTCGCGCGCTACCTCGAGGACCGCCGGCGCGGGCAGGCCCCCGGGCCCGCCATGGTGACCGCGCTCGCGAACACCTGGCTCGCGACGCTCACCGCGGCGCTCGCCGCGGGCGTGTCCTACGCCTCGCTGCTCTCCACCGACTTCCGCGGCTTCAACCAGTTCGGCCTGATCGGCGGGCTGGGCATGGCGCTGTCCTGGGTGTCCGCGTACGCGGTCACGCCGGCGCTGGTGCTCGCCTGGGAGCGCCGCGCGCCCATCCCGCGGCAGGGGCAGCGCCCGGCGCGCCCCGTCTTCACCTACGCCATCTCGGCCATCGTGGAGCGCGCGCCGCGCCGCATGGTCACGGTGGCGGTGCTGCTCTCGATCGCCTCGGTGGTGATGGTGGTCCGCTGGGCGCGGGATCCCATCGAGCACGACTTCCGCCGCCTGCGCGATCAGTCGGCGCTCGCCGACGGCGGCCCGGGCTGGTGGGACCAGCGGGTGGACGCGCTGCACGGCGACCACCTCTCGCCCACCGCGATCCTGGCCCGCGACGAGGGCGAGGCGCGCGCCATCGCGAAGGCGCTCGACGCGCACATGCGGGCGACGCCCGACACCACCTTCGGCCACGTGCTCTCCGTCGCCGCGTTCGTGCCGGAGGGCCAGGAGGCGAAGCTCCCGCTCATCCGCGAGCTGCGCGCGCTCGCCACCCCGGAGAACCTCTCCTTCCTCTCGCCGGAGAAGCGCCTGGCCATCGAGCAGGTGCTCCCGCCGGCGGACCTGCGCCCGTTCGGCGCGAAGGACCTGCCGGACATGATCCGGCGCCAGCTCACCGAGGTGGACGGGCGCGTCGGCACCCCGGTGCTTGTCTACCCGTCGGGCCGGATGGACGTCTGGAACGGGCTCGACGTGCGCCGCTTCGCGCGCGAGCTGCGCTCGGTGCCGATGCCGCGCCCCGACCTGCCCATGGCCAGCTCCACCCTGGTGTTCGCGGACGTGCTCGACGCCATCGAGCACGACGGCCCGCGCGCCACGGTGCTGTCGCTCCTCGGCGTGGTGGCGCTGGTGATGCTGGCGTTCGGGCTCGGGCGCCGCTCGGTGCGCTCGCTCGGGGACGCCCTGGGCGTGCTCGCGGCGCTGGGCGTCGGCGTGCTCTGGTTCATGGGGCTCGCGGGCGCGCTCCAGCTCCGGCTCAACATGCTGAACTTCATCGCGCTGCCCATCACGTTCGGCATCGGCGTGGACTACGCGACCAACATCTTCCAGCGCCGGCGGGTCGATCACGCCGGGTCGGTCGCGGACATCGTCCGGACCACCGGCGGCGCGGTGGCGCTCTGCTCGCTCACCACCATCATCGGCTACTCGTCGCTGCTCATCGCCCGGAACCAGGCGCTCATCTCGTTCGGGCTCCTGGCGGTGCTCGGCGAGGTGGCGTGCCTGGCGGCGGCGCTGCTGGCGCTGCCCGCCGCGATGCGCTGGCGGGAGCGGTCGCGCGCCCGCGCGGCGGCGGCCCGGGCGGCCGCGACGCGCGGCGGCACCGACGCCGAGCCGCAACCCTGA
- a CDS encoding DedA family protein: protein MDSPASFLERWHYGGLFAVILAEEAGIPLPLPGDLFIAAMGFLAHSHRAAFLPTAAVVTSATVLGATVLYLVSRHAGRPLLLRVARRFGYTEAREARLEAWLTRRGAAAVVIGRLIPGLRIVMTVVAGALRLRQGTFVAGTLVAGALWATIYFWLGWALGAGYERLAGEVRLEALWPWAAAGGVLAAGAVLAWRARRRAAATAAGSVESPPSGSAG, encoded by the coding sequence GTGGACAGCCCCGCTTCCTTCCTCGAGCGCTGGCACTACGGCGGCCTGTTCGCGGTGATCCTCGCCGAGGAGGCGGGCATCCCGCTGCCCCTCCCCGGCGACCTCTTCATCGCGGCCATGGGCTTCCTCGCCCACTCGCACCGCGCCGCGTTCCTGCCCACCGCGGCGGTGGTGACGTCGGCGACGGTGCTCGGCGCGACCGTGCTCTACCTCGTCTCGCGCCACGCCGGCCGGCCGCTGCTGCTCCGGGTGGCGCGGCGCTTCGGCTACACCGAGGCGCGGGAGGCGCGCCTCGAGGCGTGGCTCACCCGCCGCGGCGCGGCGGCGGTGGTGATCGGCCGGCTCATCCCCGGGCTGCGGATCGTGATGACGGTGGTCGCGGGCGCGCTCCGCCTGCGCCAGGGCACGTTCGTGGCCGGCACGCTGGTCGCCGGCGCGCTCTGGGCGACGATCTACTTCTGGCTGGGGTGGGCGCTCGGCGCCGGCTACGAGCGGCTCGCCGGCGAGGTGCGCCTCGAGGCGCTCTGGCCCTGGGCGGCCGCGGGCGGGGTGCTCGCGGCGGGCGCGGTGCTCGCCTGGCGCGCGCGGCGGCGGGCCGCTGCGACCGCGGCCGGTTCCGTCGAGAGCCCGCCCTCCGGGTCGGCCGGCTGA
- a CDS encoding alpha-amylase family glycosyl hydrolase — protein MPLMPGLRRARSAPRLATVALAACAVLGLVGLAACAPRAPSGPPAGAAAAAALAEAPPRPLPPRPWQDEVLYFVLVDRFADGDRGNDQDVDLAGKGTFHGGDLRGLTAHLDDLAALGVTAIWVNPLVRNIPGYVSGAGFPDWAYHGYWMDDLSRLDPRFGSEADLAAFVNACHARGIRVLLDVVYNHAGYDTAYLRDPRTRPWLRNNVVGDCGDDDLTSCLAGLPDWKTELPEVREFLLAAQFGWAKRSGVDGFRLDTVKHVEPDFWALHRRRVRAELVPGFFLLGELWGGDRESLDPYFAADTLDAGLDFGFQGSTVGWLLGRGRTIAYERYLASRHKVRPGHLLAHYLSSHDQPGALHLLGGDRALFRLAALLQLTTLGVPTIFYGEEVARPIGEWPDNRSDMPWGQMDVLPGAGKPRDEAMRAFYRRVIALRRAHPALSRGTHEPVSTDGDGLAFLRRDGDDAVLVAVNRGKSPLSLRIPVPAGWEGRELEDALEGEAISVGAGGVALELPGHGARVVVARPAPGAAIRR, from the coding sequence ATGCCGCTCATGCCCGGTCTCCGCCGCGCCCGCAGCGCGCCCCGCCTCGCGACCGTCGCGCTCGCCGCCTGCGCGGTCCTCGGGCTCGTGGGGCTCGCGGCCTGCGCGCCGCGCGCACCCTCCGGCCCGCCGGCCGGCGCCGCCGCGGCGGCCGCGCTCGCCGAGGCGCCGCCCCGGCCGCTGCCGCCGCGCCCGTGGCAGGACGAGGTCCTCTACTTCGTGCTGGTGGACCGCTTCGCCGACGGCGACCGCGGCAACGACCAGGACGTGGACCTCGCCGGCAAGGGCACGTTCCACGGCGGCGACCTGCGCGGCCTCACCGCGCACCTCGACGACCTCGCCGCGCTGGGCGTGACCGCGATCTGGGTGAACCCGCTGGTGCGCAACATCCCCGGCTACGTGAGCGGCGCCGGGTTCCCGGACTGGGCCTACCACGGCTACTGGATGGACGACCTGTCGCGCCTCGACCCGCGCTTCGGCAGCGAGGCCGACCTGGCCGCCTTCGTGAACGCCTGCCACGCGCGCGGCATCCGCGTGCTGCTCGACGTGGTCTACAACCACGCCGGCTACGACACCGCCTACCTGCGCGATCCCCGCACGCGCCCGTGGCTGCGCAACAACGTGGTGGGCGACTGCGGCGACGACGACCTGACGAGCTGCCTGGCCGGCCTGCCCGACTGGAAGACCGAGCTGCCCGAGGTCCGCGAGTTCCTGCTCGCCGCCCAGTTCGGCTGGGCGAAGCGCTCGGGCGTGGACGGCTTCCGGCTCGACACCGTGAAGCACGTCGAGCCGGACTTCTGGGCGCTCCACCGGCGGCGGGTGCGCGCCGAGCTCGTCCCGGGGTTCTTCCTGCTCGGCGAGCTGTGGGGCGGCGACCGCGAGTCCCTCGATCCGTACTTCGCCGCCGACACGCTCGACGCCGGCCTCGACTTCGGCTTCCAGGGCTCGACCGTGGGCTGGCTGCTCGGGCGCGGCCGCACCATCGCCTACGAGCGGTACCTCGCGTCGCGCCACAAGGTCCGGCCCGGGCACCTCCTCGCGCACTACCTCTCCTCGCACGACCAGCCCGGCGCGCTGCACCTGCTCGGCGGCGACCGCGCGCTGTTCCGCCTCGCCGCGCTCCTGCAGCTCACCACCCTGGGCGTCCCGACGATCTTCTACGGCGAGGAGGTGGCGCGGCCCATCGGCGAGTGGCCGGACAATCGTTCCGACATGCCATGGGGGCAAATGGACGTGCTCCCCGGCGCCGGAAAGCCGCGCGACGAGGCAATGCGCGCGTTCTACCGACGGGTCATCGCCCTGCGTCGCGCCCACCCCGCCCTGTCCCGCGGAACCCACGAGCCGGTGTCCACCGACGGTGACGGCCTGGCCTTCCTGCGGCGCGACGGGGACGACGCGGTGCTGGTCGCGGTGAACCGCGGCAAGTCGCCACTCTCGCTGCGGATCCCCGTGCCGGCCGGCTGGGAGGGGCGGGAGCTGGAGGACGCCCTGGAGGGCGAGGCGATATCGGTCGGCGCCGGCGGGGTGGCGCTGGAGCTCCCGGGTCACGGCGCCCGCGTCGTGGTGGCGAGGCCAGCACCCGGCGCGGCGATTCGTCGCTAA
- a CDS encoding glycosyltransferase family 4 protein — protein MRVCIVTPYDLSHDGGVNRHALGLARALGGLGVEARVLGPASGAVPDGCDGLRGVLPVPANGSVARIGLLVSERATRAYLDAHDFDVVHVHEPIVPGPGRHALRHARGPVVATFHANAEREPWLQSVLRRFASAGLARVDFGIAVSRQAKRFARPIFRGRIAVIPNGVERWRFGADADAGPRPPHAPPRVLFVGRFGEPRKGLAVLLEAAERLRARGQAVEVEVVGDGPVERWAGRAARAGVRFLGRVSDDALARAYRDSDVFCAPSLGGESFGMVLAEAMAAGCPVVASDIPGYAEAARGAALLVRAGDPDALAAALWRAGLDAGLRARLCARGRARADALCWSRVAARVLHIYQVAGAGSPALAVPPLAPVARAARG, from the coding sequence GTGCGCGTCTGCATCGTCACGCCGTACGACCTGTCCCACGACGGCGGCGTGAACCGCCACGCGCTCGGCCTCGCCCGCGCGCTGGGCGGGCTCGGCGTCGAGGCGCGGGTGCTGGGGCCGGCGAGCGGCGCGGTGCCGGACGGCTGCGACGGGCTCCGGGGCGTGCTGCCGGTGCCGGCGAACGGCTCGGTCGCGCGCATCGGCCTGCTCGTGTCGGAGCGCGCCACCCGCGCCTACCTCGACGCGCACGACTTCGACGTCGTCCACGTGCACGAGCCCATCGTGCCCGGGCCGGGGCGCCACGCGCTGCGCCACGCGCGCGGGCCGGTGGTGGCGACGTTCCACGCGAACGCCGAGCGCGAGCCGTGGCTGCAGTCGGTGCTGCGCCGCTTCGCCTCCGCGGGCCTGGCCCGCGTGGACTTCGGCATCGCGGTCTCGCGCCAGGCGAAGCGCTTCGCGCGCCCCATCTTCCGCGGCCGCATCGCCGTCATCCCGAACGGCGTGGAGCGGTGGCGGTTCGGGGCGGACGCCGACGCCGGGCCGCGCCCGCCGCACGCGCCGCCGCGCGTCCTGTTCGTCGGGCGCTTCGGCGAGCCGCGCAAGGGCCTGGCGGTGCTGCTCGAGGCGGCGGAGCGCCTGCGCGCCCGCGGCCAGGCGGTGGAGGTCGAGGTGGTCGGCGACGGACCGGTGGAGCGCTGGGCCGGGCGGGCCGCCCGCGCCGGGGTCCGCTTCCTGGGCCGGGTGAGCGACGACGCGCTGGCCCGGGCCTACCGCGACAGCGACGTGTTCTGCGCGCCGTCGCTCGGCGGCGAGAGCTTCGGGATGGTGCTCGCCGAGGCCATGGCGGCGGGCTGCCCGGTGGTGGCGAGCGACATCCCCGGCTACGCCGAGGCGGCCCGCGGCGCCGCGCTGCTGGTGCGGGCCGGCGATCCGGACGCGCTCGCCGCGGCGCTGTGGCGGGCGGGGCTCGACGCCGGGCTGCGGGCGCGGCTGTGCGCCCGCGGGCGCGCGCGCGCCGACGCGCTGTGCTGGTCGCGGGTGGCGGCCCGCGTGCTGCACATCTACCAGGTGGCCGGCGCCGGGAGCCCCGCGCTGGCCGTCCCCCCGCTCGCGCCGGTGGCGCGCGCGGCGCGGGGCTAG
- a CDS encoding lysophospholipid acyltransferase family protein produces MSRQAPHAPPPPLDPRHPAYRWILGGARRLVRYHRMTVEGAVPKGPCIYVALHGAGYLVLDLVMACYFLGWKEFHESGRLEDWRPLRIVGAESQIERFLPGLPRVKEHAGIVGTDEEDCVAVLERGESLLVTPGGMREAQPSRDFYRLRWDGRLGFARMAVRTGVPIVPVAVVGGAEAYPGVRWGKLSFWSPLPLPARMEMAIGEPIPVERRPGSARDPAVVKPLQELARERTQALYDRLVARRRAGR; encoded by the coding sequence GTGAGCCGCCAAGCCCCCCACGCCCCACCGCCGCCGCTCGACCCGCGGCACCCCGCCTACCGCTGGATCCTCGGCGGCGCGCGGCGGCTCGTCCGCTACCACCGCATGACCGTCGAGGGCGCGGTGCCGAAGGGCCCGTGCATCTACGTGGCGCTGCACGGCGCCGGGTACCTGGTGCTCGACCTCGTGATGGCCTGCTACTTCCTCGGCTGGAAGGAGTTCCACGAGAGCGGGCGGCTGGAGGACTGGCGCCCGCTGCGCATCGTCGGGGCGGAGTCGCAGATCGAGCGCTTCCTGCCCGGCCTGCCGCGCGTGAAGGAGCACGCCGGGATCGTCGGGACCGACGAGGAGGACTGCGTCGCGGTGCTGGAGCGCGGCGAGTCGCTGCTCGTGACCCCCGGCGGCATGCGCGAGGCGCAGCCCTCCCGCGACTTCTACCGGCTGCGCTGGGACGGGCGGCTCGGCTTCGCGCGCATGGCGGTGCGCACCGGCGTGCCCATCGTCCCGGTGGCGGTGGTGGGCGGCGCGGAGGCGTACCCGGGCGTGCGGTGGGGCAAGCTGTCGTTCTGGTCGCCGCTGCCGCTGCCCGCGCGGATGGAGATGGCGATCGGCGAGCCCATCCCGGTGGAGCGGCGGCCGGGCTCGGCGCGGGATCCGGCGGTCGTGAAGCCGCTCCAGGAGCTGGCGCGCGAGCGCACGCAGGCGCTGTACGACCGGCTGGTCGCGAGGCGGAGGGCGGGGCGGTGA
- a CDS encoding 1-acyl-sn-glycerol-3-phosphate acyltransferase translates to MAFPRTWRQKAVLVPFARGLKLWYRPRVHGLDAVPRDRPVIYVAKHPRTWLYFEIFLLGLLTFWDADRIPFRPMEKRGTSLHRIPGLAWVRRHVGTIEATEEAALAALAGGESLLVFPGGARELYGDEDALDWAGRRGYARIAAAAGVPVVPVAIAGADQQHPLRLPLGKNGSLWLPPVPLPVALDFWFGAPLPPPPPGDAAAVAAFADGVAATTQALLDEAVRARRAPPWSRT, encoded by the coding sequence ATGGCCTTCCCCCGCACCTGGCGCCAGAAGGCGGTGCTCGTCCCGTTCGCGCGCGGCCTCAAGCTCTGGTACCGCCCGCGCGTGCACGGGCTCGACGCGGTCCCGCGCGACCGGCCGGTGATCTACGTCGCGAAGCACCCGCGCACCTGGCTCTACTTCGAGATCTTCCTGCTCGGCCTGCTCACGTTCTGGGACGCCGACCGGATCCCGTTCCGCCCCATGGAGAAGCGCGGCACCTCGCTGCACCGCATCCCCGGCCTCGCCTGGGTCCGGCGCCACGTCGGCACCATCGAGGCGACCGAGGAGGCGGCGCTCGCGGCGCTCGCGGGCGGCGAGTCGCTGCTCGTGTTCCCGGGCGGCGCACGCGAGCTGTACGGCGACGAGGACGCGCTCGACTGGGCCGGGCGCCGCGGCTACGCCCGCATCGCCGCCGCCGCCGGCGTGCCGGTGGTGCCGGTGGCGATCGCCGGCGCCGACCAGCAGCACCCGCTCCGCCTCCCGCTCGGCAAGAACGGCTCCCTGTGGCTCCCGCCCGTGCCGCTGCCGGTGGCGCTCGACTTCTGGTTCGGCGCCCCCCTGCCGCCGCCGCCGCCCGGCGACGCGGCCGCGGTGGCCGCCTTCGCCGACGGGGTCGCGGCGACCACGCAGGCGCTGCTCGACGAGGCCGTCCGCGCGCGGCGCGCACCCCCCTGGAGCCGCACGTGA
- a CDS encoding CDP-alcohol phosphatidyltransferase family protein produces the protein MPTGARLAILAHLALGAATALAYAVVRPPEPARFTGRRGIIGILGRWAYFVSGPLLRAANAVGLSANGVTAIGTALTAAAGVAVGLGGFGWAFLLLVYGSWCDLLDGELARRTGTQTRAGAFLDSNLDRVSEIAMFAGLAAAFPDRSGMLWAVGALSASMMVSYTRARGEGLGVSCPTFGLERPHRVVMLMAALLAASFVPAPAVLPLLETTCALVALGAGGTALGRLWVIHQMLRHGEGAAAGGAQHGAPGAPPAGTP, from the coding sequence ATGCCCACCGGCGCGCGACTCGCGATCCTCGCCCACCTGGCCCTCGGCGCGGCCACCGCCCTCGCCTACGCGGTGGTGCGCCCGCCCGAGCCGGCCCGCTTCACCGGCCGGCGCGGGATCATCGGGATCCTGGGCCGGTGGGCCTACTTCGTGAGCGGGCCGCTGCTGCGCGCCGCGAACGCGGTCGGGCTCTCCGCGAACGGCGTGACCGCCATCGGCACCGCGCTGACCGCGGCCGCCGGCGTCGCGGTCGGGCTGGGGGGCTTCGGGTGGGCGTTCCTGCTGCTGGTCTACGGCTCCTGGTGCGACCTGCTCGACGGCGAGCTGGCCCGCCGCACCGGGACCCAGACCCGGGCCGGCGCGTTCCTCGACTCCAACCTCGATCGCGTCTCCGAGATCGCGATGTTCGCCGGCCTGGCCGCGGCGTTCCCGGATCGCTCCGGGATGCTGTGGGCGGTGGGCGCGCTCTCCGCCTCGATGATGGTCTCGTACACCCGGGCCCGCGGCGAGGGCCTGGGCGTCTCCTGCCCGACGTTCGGGCTGGAGCGGCCGCACCGGGTGGTGATGCTCATGGCGGCGCTGCTCGCGGCGTCGTTCGTGCCCGCGCCGGCCGTGCTGCCGCTGCTCGAGACGACCTGCGCGCTCGTCGCCCTGGGCGCGGGCGGCACCGCGCTCGGGCGCCTGTGGGTGATCCACCAGATGCTCCGCCACGGCGAGGGTGCGGCCGCGGGCGGGGCCCAGCACGGCGCCCCGGGCGCGCCGCCGGCCGGCACGCCCTAG
- a CDS encoding family 1 encapsulin nanocompartment shell protein — protein MSWQDRDGAPFGQQVWDRIDEAIEAAAAEARAGRRLLRVIGPLGFEARAGVADDAPAGGEDEPEAGDETHVHVPSVRALPVLHRTFRLGARAVEALERRGEPLTLTEAAEAARRIARAEDRLLFEGHAGAGVRGLLEHPGLVEVPAGDWADPGRAGDALLAALTALDDAGRHGPYAAAVSPARFYQLFRPFAGTALTPYQQLLPAFEGGIVKAPGLRDGAVVVVRSASGPQAVVGQELTAAYDGREGIFHLVSLAESVTLLPGAPGSVAVVR, from the coding sequence ATGAGCTGGCAGGACCGCGACGGCGCGCCCTTCGGGCAGCAGGTGTGGGACCGGATCGACGAGGCGATCGAGGCGGCGGCCGCCGAGGCGCGCGCCGGGCGGCGGCTCCTCAGGGTGATCGGGCCGCTCGGGTTCGAGGCGCGCGCCGGGGTGGCGGACGACGCGCCGGCCGGCGGGGAGGACGAGCCGGAGGCGGGCGACGAGACGCACGTGCACGTGCCGAGCGTCCGCGCGCTGCCGGTGCTGCACCGGACCTTCCGGCTGGGCGCGCGCGCGGTGGAGGCGCTCGAGCGCCGCGGCGAGCCGCTCACGCTCACCGAGGCCGCCGAGGCGGCGCGCCGGATCGCGCGCGCCGAGGACCGGCTGCTGTTCGAGGGGCACGCGGGCGCCGGCGTGCGCGGGCTGCTCGAACACCCCGGCCTCGTCGAGGTGCCGGCGGGCGACTGGGCCGACCCCGGCCGCGCCGGCGACGCGCTGCTCGCGGCGCTGACCGCGCTCGACGACGCCGGCCGCCACGGGCCGTACGCCGCGGCGGTGTCGCCGGCGCGCTTCTACCAGCTCTTCCGGCCGTTCGCGGGCACCGCGCTCACGCCCTACCAGCAGCTCCTCCCCGCGTTCGAGGGCGGCATCGTGAAGGCGCCCGGCCTCCGCGACGGCGCGGTGGTGGTGGTCCGCTCCGCCTCCGGCCCGCAGGCCGTGGTCGGCCAGGAGCTCACCGCCGCCTACGACGGGCGCGAGGGCATCTTCCACCTCGTCTCGCTCGCCGAGTCGGTGACGCTGCTCCCCGGCGCGCCGGGCTCGGTGGCGGTGGTGCGGTAG
- a CDS encoding encapsulin-associated ferritin-like protein — MAGASQGFHEREDALSARTKDLHRALVSLQEELEAIDWYQQRVDAASDPELKRVLQHNRDEEVEHAMMILEWIRRHDVVFARMLRMHTGHAGPIAREEEAGEAAGAADAGGRAGREGGR; from the coding sequence ATGGCCGGTGCATCGCAGGGCTTCCACGAGCGCGAGGACGCGCTCTCCGCACGGACGAAGGATCTCCACCGGGCGCTCGTCTCCCTGCAGGAGGAGCTGGAGGCGATCGACTGGTACCAGCAGCGGGTGGACGCCGCCTCGGATCCCGAGCTGAAGCGCGTGCTGCAGCACAACCGGGACGAGGAGGTCGAGCACGCCATGATGATCCTCGAGTGGATCCGGCGCCACGACGTGGTGTTCGCGCGGATGCTGCGGATGCACACCGGCCACGCCGGGCCGATCGCGCGCGAGGAGGAGGCCGGGGAGGCCGCCGGGGCGGCGGACGCCGGGGGCCGGGCGGGCCGGGAGGGCGGCCGATGA